Proteins encoded by one window of Collimonas fungivorans:
- a CDS encoding C40 family peptidase, protein MTIKEAFPLFQTFALACALLAGLWLCSPARASDITDIDLRPQPSSTRSKLQQFTDRASELAVSAMGMIGIHYKYGGNNPENGLDCSGLVRYVFKDAWGVNVPRTAAELSRSGEKIDKQDLKPGDLVFYNTLRRSFSHVGIYLGDNKFIHAPSTGGKVRIESMDLAYWKSRFNGARRINDPDPDSDNHQ, encoded by the coding sequence ATGACGATCAAAGAAGCCTTCCCGCTATTCCAGACCTTCGCACTCGCTTGCGCGCTGCTTGCCGGCTTATGGTTATGCAGCCCCGCCCGCGCTTCCGATATCACCGATATCGACCTGCGTCCGCAGCCGAGCAGCACCCGCAGCAAACTCCAGCAATTTACCGATCGGGCGTCGGAACTGGCTGTGAGCGCGATGGGCATGATCGGCATTCATTACAAATACGGTGGCAACAACCCTGAAAACGGCCTCGATTGCAGCGGCCTGGTACGTTATGTGTTCAAGGATGCATGGGGCGTCAATGTTCCCCGCACTGCCGCGGAACTTAGCCGCAGCGGCGAAAAAATCGACAAGCAGGACCTGAAGCCTGGCGACCTGGTGTTCTATAACACCCTGCGCCGCAGCTTCTCCCACGTCGGCATTTACCTGGGCGACAACAAATTCATCCACGCCCCGTCCACCGGCGGCAAAGTCCGCATCGAAAGCATGGACCTGGCTTACTGGAAATCGCGCTTCAACGGTGCGCGCCGCATCAACGATCCGGATCCGGACAGCGACAACCACCAATAA
- a CDS encoding patatin-like phospholipase family protein encodes MPPVAVVPVAQPKIPRPVKIGLALGGGAARGFAHIGVIKALEAQGIVPDIVVGTSAGSVVGALYAAGNNGFALQKIALQMDEAAISDWSVPFFAKVSGVLKGEAIQNYVNKTIRNVPIEKLKIPFGAVATDLNSGAPILFRRGNTGLAVRASSAVPGVFQSVSIGGHLYVDGGLVSPVPVRFAHEMGADFVIAVNISASPEVQAASSSVDVLLQTFAIMGQSINSYELKDADIVIRPDLGAMKGNDFAARNTAILAGEQAAMAQMAAIKKKLKEKREE; translated from the coding sequence ATGCCGCCGGTAGCCGTTGTCCCGGTGGCCCAGCCGAAAATCCCCAGGCCAGTCAAGATCGGGCTGGCGCTGGGCGGCGGCGCTGCCCGCGGGTTTGCCCATATCGGCGTGATCAAGGCGCTGGAAGCGCAGGGGATAGTGCCCGACATCGTGGTCGGCACCAGCGCTGGCAGCGTGGTCGGCGCACTGTACGCGGCCGGCAACAACGGCTTTGCGCTGCAGAAGATCGCCTTGCAGATGGACGAAGCTGCCATCTCCGACTGGTCCGTGCCGTTTTTTGCCAAGGTCAGCGGCGTGCTGAAGGGCGAGGCGATCCAGAATTACGTCAACAAGACCATCCGCAATGTCCCTATCGAAAAGCTGAAAATCCCGTTTGGCGCGGTTGCCACTGATCTGAACAGCGGCGCGCCTATCCTGTTCCGTCGCGGTAACACCGGCCTTGCGGTGCGGGCTTCTTCCGCGGTGCCGGGCGTGTTCCAGTCGGTAAGTATCGGCGGCCACCTGTATGTCGATGGCGGCCTGGTGTCGCCGGTGCCGGTGCGTTTTGCCCACGAAATGGGAGCGGATTTCGTGATTGCGGTGAATATTTCGGCTTCACCGGAGGTGCAGGCCGCCTCCAGTTCCGTCGATGTATTGCTGCAGACTTTCGCCATCATGGGGCAAAGCATCAACAGCTATGAATTGAAAGATGCGGACATTGTCATCCGTCCGGACCTGGGTGCGATGAAGGGCAACGATTTCGCTGCGCGCAATACCGCGATCCTGGCCGGCGAGCAGGCGGCGATGGCGCAGATGGCTGCCATCAAGAAGAAATTGAAGGAAAAGCGCGAGGAATAA